In one window of Flavobacterium ginsengisoli DNA:
- a CDS encoding Crp/Fnr family transcriptional regulator yields MEELILIINSFQELDLETEQAIKKSFAEEIFKKGEFLVEETKVCNKIYFIKSGAVRRFCIEDGVEVTKWIYTNNQFVTSMSSFFEQKPSFENFQTCEETILYSLSYSDEQALLEYPLFVKFHIKQLRHYLSKLNEFNHLFRLMTAEKKYLFLLESFPQIIKKGKLKHIASLIGVSQETLSRIRASII; encoded by the coding sequence ATGGAAGAGCTGATTCTAATTATAAATAGTTTTCAGGAATTAGATTTGGAGACTGAGCAGGCTATTAAAAAAAGTTTTGCCGAAGAAATTTTTAAGAAAGGCGAATTTCTTGTTGAAGAAACTAAGGTTTGTAATAAAATCTATTTTATTAAATCGGGTGCGGTTAGAAGATTTTGTATTGAAGATGGTGTAGAAGTTACCAAATGGATTTATACCAATAATCAATTTGTAACTTCGATGAGCAGTTTTTTTGAGCAGAAACCTTCTTTTGAAAATTTTCAGACTTGTGAAGAAACAATCCTATATTCCTTGTCTTATTCTGATGAGCAGGCTTTATTAGAATATCCGTTATTTGTAAAGTTTCATATTAAACAACTTCGACATTATCTTTCTAAATTAAATGAGTTCAATCATTTATTTCGTCTAATGACTGCAGAGAAAAAATACTTATTTCTTTTAGAGTCATTTCCTCAAATTATTAAAAAAGGTAAACTAAAACACATTGCCTCATTAATTGGCGTGAGTCAGGAAACTTTAAGCAGAATTCGAGCGTCAATTATTTGA
- a CDS encoding YdeI/OmpD-associated family protein, which produces MTAYSENFKVDFYFEKAEKWKAELEQLRDIVLDCHLSEELKWGCPCYTFDGANIVLIHAFKEYFAFLFFKGALMKDPDKILIQQSKNVQAARQVRFRSVQDILAKKEILKKYIFEATEIEKSGKKVDLKKVSEFEIAEELQNKFDSDPDFKKAFYTLTPGRQRGYLLHFSQPKQSKTREARVEKNMPRILEGKGLND; this is translated from the coding sequence ATGACTGCTTATAGCGAAAATTTTAAAGTTGATTTTTATTTTGAAAAAGCTGAGAAATGGAAAGCTGAACTAGAACAATTAAGAGATATTGTTTTAGACTGTCACTTGTCGGAAGAATTAAAATGGGGATGTCCGTGTTACACTTTTGATGGAGCCAACATTGTTTTGATTCATGCTTTTAAGGAATATTTTGCTTTTTTGTTTTTTAAAGGAGCTTTAATGAAAGACCCTGATAAAATATTAATTCAGCAATCAAAAAATGTACAAGCGGCACGGCAAGTTCGATTTAGGAGTGTTCAAGATATTTTGGCTAAAAAAGAAATTTTAAAAAAGTATATTTTTGAAGCGACTGAAATTGAAAAGTCAGGAAAAAAAGTTGATCTGAAAAAAGTTTCTGAATTTGAAATTGCCGAAGAACTTCAAAACAAATTTGATAGCGATCCTGATTTTAAAAAAGCTTTTTACACTTTAACTCCAGGAAGACAACGAGGTTATTTACTCCATTTTTCTCAACCGAAACAATCTAAAACTAGAGAAGCTAGAGTAGAGAAAAATATGCCAAGAATTTTGGAGGGAAAAGGTTTGAATGATTGA
- a CDS encoding DMT family transporter, which yields MKKSYLILHTAVLLAGFTGVFGKLISLNEITLVWYRVLFASIILFFVLKIYNIKTLKSFSEIAKISKAGVLITIHWIFFYASIKYSNISIGVVCYCLTSFFTAFFEPILNKKRFNLIQILLSMLTLLGISLIFHFDSSYQLGILLGVISSAFAALYTIYNERLVQFYDSKLINFYQMLGGTIVLGLALPFYFYNFPNQTFIPNLTDIFYLLILASCCTVALYVMFAESLKKIPAFTINLTFNLEPIYSIILAFLFFNEGQSVNFSFYIGISLVMTSVLLQSIISIRNKNTIEHQIS from the coding sequence ATGAAAAAATCTTATTTGATACTGCATACTGCAGTTTTACTTGCTGGTTTTACTGGCGTTTTCGGAAAACTTATTTCTCTTAACGAAATTACCTTAGTTTGGTATAGAGTATTATTTGCTTCTATTATTCTATTTTTTGTTTTAAAAATATACAATATTAAAACGCTCAAATCATTTTCTGAAATAGCAAAAATTTCTAAAGCTGGAGTTCTTATTACCATTCACTGGATTTTTTTCTATGCCAGCATTAAATATTCTAACATATCTATAGGTGTTGTATGCTATTGTTTGACTAGTTTTTTTACTGCCTTTTTTGAACCTATTCTCAATAAAAAAAGATTTAATCTGATTCAAATTTTATTAAGTATGCTAACCTTATTGGGAATAAGTCTAATTTTTCATTTTGATTCTTCATATCAGCTTGGGATTTTGTTAGGTGTAATTTCGTCTGCATTTGCCGCTTTGTATACCATTTACAATGAAAGGTTAGTGCAATTTTATGATAGCAAACTAATTAATTTTTATCAGATGCTTGGCGGAACTATAGTGTTAGGACTCGCTCTGCCATTCTATTTTTACAATTTTCCAAATCAGACTTTTATTCCAAACTTAACAGACATATTCTATTTATTGATTTTGGCTTCCTGTTGTACAGTTGCACTTTATGTAATGTTCGCAGAATCACTCAAAAAGATTCCTGCCTTTACCATAAACCTAACTTTTAACTTAGAACCGATTTATTCAATAATACTAGCCTTTTTATTTTTTAACGAAGGACAATCAGTTAATTTCTCATTTTATATTGGAATTAGTTTGGTTATGACCTCTGTTTTACTTCAGTCCATAATTTCTATTCGAAATAAAAACACAATCGAACATCAAATTTCTTAA
- a CDS encoding acyltransferase family protein, whose amino-acid sequence MTTNQSTTAVLETKQHFEILDGLRGIAAFAVVVFHFMEWIFTDPSQNFIGHGFLAVDFFFCLSGFVIGYAYDDRIAKMGLRNFFISRIIRLHPLVIAGSILGLLAFLFDPFGGHLELYSTGKIILTFICSLFLIPFPVIEDRGFNLFSFNAPAWSLFWEYIANIVYALVLYKIRKNFLVVLTLISAVAICYVGYSSGNLIGGWSGPTFWDGCARISYSFLAGLLIYRSNWIIKNKLGFTGLTILLLLAFVMPFSEWNWLTEPFVVLFYFPLLISLGAGAHLKPCLKKICTFSGSISYPLYMTHYAVLWMFGNYFVNYKPNTMQLTCIVTTSVILLVGFAYFVMNVYDKPLRKYLTDRRKK is encoded by the coding sequence ATGACTACCAACCAATCAACTACAGCAGTTCTTGAAACAAAACAGCATTTTGAAATTTTAGACGGACTAAGAGGCATAGCAGCTTTTGCTGTTGTCGTGTTTCATTTTATGGAATGGATTTTTACAGATCCAAGTCAAAACTTTATTGGACACGGATTTTTAGCTGTTGATTTTTTCTTTTGCCTTTCGGGATTTGTAATTGGATACGCTTATGATGATCGTATTGCAAAAATGGGTCTTCGCAATTTTTTTATATCTAGAATTATAAGATTGCACCCTTTGGTTATAGCGGGATCAATATTAGGATTATTGGCTTTCTTGTTTGATCCGTTTGGAGGGCATTTGGAATTGTATAGCACAGGAAAAATTATTTTGACATTTATATGTTCCTTATTTCTTATTCCGTTTCCAGTTATTGAAGATCGCGGATTTAATTTATTTAGTTTTAATGCTCCTGCATGGTCTCTTTTTTGGGAATATATTGCTAATATCGTTTATGCACTTGTACTTTATAAAATTCGCAAAAACTTTTTAGTTGTTCTTACTTTAATTTCTGCAGTTGCAATTTGTTATGTTGGATATAGTTCCGGAAATTTAATAGGAGGATGGAGTGGACCAACTTTTTGGGACGGCTGCGCCAGAATATCGTACTCTTTTTTGGCCGGATTACTTATTTACCGATCCAATTGGATTATCAAAAATAAATTGGGATTTACCGGATTGACTATTTTATTGCTTTTGGCTTTTGTAATGCCTTTTTCAGAGTGGAATTGGCTGACTGAACCTTTTGTGGTTTTATTTTACTTTCCATTATTAATTTCTTTGGGTGCTGGCGCTCATTTAAAACCTTGTTTGAAAAAGATATGCACATTTTCGGGTAGCATTTCATATCCGTTATATATGACACATTATGCTGTACTATGGATGTTCGGAAATTACTTTGTCAATTATAAACCAAACACAATGCAGCTTACATGTATCGTAACAACGAGTGTGATACTTTTAGTTGGTTTTGCGTATTTCGTAATGAATGTTTATGATAAACCATTAAGAAAATATTTGACAGACAGGAGAAAAAAATGA
- a CDS encoding SMI1/KNR4 family protein yields MKAEATVSLINVCKSKLDIFDRFMNKGATDVEIQELEKFTGQKLPASYIQLLKTYNGEKRSLGFLGGFGYLGIEEVKREWLFFKNAPETKPEAINQVKKITDILYSTKRIPFAHDGSGNFLCIDFIPNTDGILGQIIYLPCGDPEPVSVIVDDFEDFLNLIIGKIKSEKLKLVDEREDWDAKDWEKADIYFESTWNDDWSDIAEEYNTKK; encoded by the coding sequence ATGAAAGCAGAAGCAACAGTCAGTTTAATTAATGTTTGTAAAAGTAAGCTTGATATTTTTGATCGTTTTATGAATAAAGGAGCAACCGATGTTGAAATACAGGAACTGGAAAAATTTACAGGTCAAAAATTGCCTGCATCTTATATTCAATTATTGAAAACTTATAACGGAGAAAAAAGAAGTTTGGGTTTCTTGGGAGGATTTGGATATTTAGGTATTGAAGAAGTTAAAAGAGAATGGTTGTTTTTTAAAAATGCTCCCGAAACAAAACCTGAAGCTATTAATCAGGTAAAAAAAATTACCGATATTTTGTATTCCACTAAAAGAATTCCATTTGCTCATGATGGCTCGGGAAATTTTCTTTGTATAGATTTTATTCCAAATACAGACGGTATTTTAGGCCAGATTATCTATCTTCCATGCGGAGATCCTGAGCCAGTTTCAGTAATCGTAGATGACTTTGAAGATTTTCTAAATTTGATAATTGGAAAAATTAAGTCTGAGAAATTGAAGCTAGTTGATGAAAGAGAAGATTGGGACGCAAAAGATTGGGAGAAGGCAGATATTTATTTTGAGAGTACATGGAATGATGATTGGAGTGATATTGCAGAAGAATATAATACAAAAAAATAG